Proteins found in one Saccharopolyspora phatthalungensis genomic segment:
- a CDS encoding arylsulfatase: protein MTNVLLILADDLGYSDIGAYGGEIRTPNLDRLAAGGVRMTQFYNTARCSPSRASLLTGLHPHQTGIGILNRDERPVGYPGTLNRRCLTVAEVLRANGFSTFLSGKWHLSNDPSRPNDAWPTRRGFDLFFGTITGGGSYFDPKTLTRGETPATDAADRDGFYYTDAIADEAVRDIRERGSEPFFLYTAFTAPHWPLHAPEEDILAYDGIFDDGWDELRERRLERMIELGIAEPGTTLSDRDPTQPAWQDAEHKRWQLRRMQTYAAQVERMDRGIGRIVAELEAQGILDDTLILFLSDNGASPEPLPQGDPARFTSRKDLTSGTTRDGRPIRVGNYPSIDPGPDDTFASYGRAWANLSNTPFRYYKKWVHEGGIAAPFIAHWPAGGLSGGDIVHQPFQLVDVLPTLLEATGSTFPEADVPPLEGRSMLPAWRGGTVADADLYWEHCGNAAVRRGHWKLVRAYPDPWELYDLENDRTELHDVAAEHPSIVDDLSAAWDEWASHVGLIPFETTVGIYRDMDIEERRAIAIASAEDRV from the coding sequence ATGACGAACGTGCTTCTGATTCTGGCCGATGACCTCGGCTACTCCGACATCGGCGCCTACGGCGGCGAGATCCGCACCCCGAATCTGGACCGGCTCGCGGCGGGCGGCGTGCGGATGACGCAATTCTACAATACGGCGCGGTGCAGCCCGTCACGTGCGTCGCTGCTCACGGGACTGCACCCGCACCAGACCGGCATCGGCATCCTCAACCGCGACGAGCGGCCCGTCGGCTATCCTGGCACGCTGAACCGGCGCTGCCTTACCGTCGCGGAAGTGTTGCGGGCCAACGGTTTCTCGACCTTCTTAAGCGGTAAATGGCATCTGAGCAACGATCCGAGCCGGCCCAACGACGCGTGGCCCACGCGGCGCGGATTCGACCTGTTCTTCGGCACCATCACCGGTGGCGGCAGCTACTTCGACCCGAAGACGCTGACCCGCGGCGAAACGCCCGCAACCGACGCCGCCGACCGGGACGGGTTCTACTACACCGATGCGATCGCCGACGAGGCCGTGCGCGACATTCGGGAGCGGGGGAGCGAGCCCTTTTTCCTCTACACGGCGTTCACGGCCCCGCACTGGCCACTGCATGCGCCTGAGGAGGACATCCTCGCCTATGACGGAATTTTCGATGACGGCTGGGATGAGCTGCGTGAGCGTCGCCTAGAGCGGATGATCGAACTTGGGATCGCCGAACCCGGCACGACGTTGAGCGACCGCGATCCGACGCAGCCGGCGTGGCAGGACGCGGAGCACAAGCGTTGGCAGCTGCGCCGCATGCAAACCTATGCCGCGCAGGTGGAGCGGATGGACCGCGGCATCGGGCGAATCGTTGCCGAGCTGGAGGCACAGGGCATCCTCGACGACACGCTCATTCTGTTCCTGTCTGACAATGGCGCCTCGCCCGAGCCCCTGCCGCAGGGCGACCCCGCACGCTTCACGTCGCGCAAGGACCTGACGTCGGGCACCACGCGCGACGGGCGGCCCATCCGCGTCGGCAACTACCCGTCGATCGACCCCGGCCCGGACGACACCTTCGCCAGTTACGGGCGGGCGTGGGCGAACCTGTCGAACACGCCGTTCCGGTACTACAAGAAGTGGGTGCATGAGGGCGGGATCGCGGCGCCGTTCATCGCGCACTGGCCCGCGGGTGGGCTCTCCGGAGGGGACATCGTGCACCAGCCGTTCCAACTCGTCGACGTGCTGCCGACGCTGCTTGAGGCCACCGGATCGACGTTTCCCGAGGCGGACGTGCCGCCTTTGGAGGGACGGAGCATGCTGCCCGCGTGGCGGGGCGGGACCGTCGCGGACGCGGATCTCTACTGGGAGCATTGCGGGAACGCGGCGGTCCGGCGGGGCCACTGGAAACTCGTGCGGGCATACCCAGACCCTTGGGAGCTCTACGATCTGGAGAACGACCGCACCGAGCTGCACGACGTGGCCGCCGAGCATCCATCCATTGTGGATGATTTGAGTGCGGCGTGGGACGAGTGGGCCTCGCATGTGGGCCTGATCCCGTTCGAGACGACCGTCGGCATCTACCGGGACATGGACATAGAGGAGCGAAGGGCCATCGCGATCGCGTCGGCGGAAGACCGTGTCTGA
- a CDS encoding arylsulfatase, with protein MTNVVLILADDLGYSDVGAYGGEIRTPNLDRLAAGGVRLTQFYNTARCSPSRASLLTGLHPQQTGIGILTNDESPTGYPGTLSRRCATAAEVLGANGFSSYLSGKWHLTNDVVNPNDAWPTRRGFDRFFGTLIGCGSYYEPKTLMRGEESAQDEVKDHAFFYTDAIADEGAKFIREHVRDHGDRPFFLYTAFTAPHWPLHAHEEDIAAYDGRYDDGWDELRKRRLARMVASGLLEEDTALSERDPSQPAWQDAQHKPWQLRRMQAYAAQVDRMDRGIGTLIRELEAHGILDDTLIIFLSDNGASNEDLPQGDPDRFHRRTDILSHETRDGRPVLIGNDPDVPPGGENTYASYGRAWANLSNTPFRYYKKWVHEGGIAAPFIAHWPAGGLEAGGIVRQPFQLVDVLPTLLEVTGSAAPDQELRLEGRSMLPAWRGETVDEADLYWEHCGNAAIRRDRWKLVRAYPEAWELYDLTRDRTELHDLAAQEPEVVAELAAAWEAWTARIGVIPFETTIAFYREMGIPEPRATVIASSEDYL; from the coding sequence GTGACGAATGTCGTCCTGATCCTGGCCGATGACCTCGGCTACTCCGATGTCGGCGCCTATGGCGGCGAGATCCGGACGCCGAACCTGGACCGCCTGGCGGCGGGCGGAGTGCGGTTGACGCAGTTCTACAACACGGCCAGATGCAGCCCGTCGCGCGCGTCACTGCTCACGGGGCTGCACCCGCAGCAGACCGGGATCGGCATTCTCACCAACGACGAGAGCCCCACCGGCTACCCGGGCACGCTGAGCCGCCGGTGCGCGACCGCGGCGGAAGTGCTCGGCGCCAACGGTTTTTCCTCGTACCTCAGCGGAAAGTGGCATCTGACCAACGACGTGGTCAACCCCAACGATGCTTGGCCTACGCGCCGCGGGTTCGACCGGTTCTTCGGCACGCTGATCGGCTGCGGCAGCTACTACGAGCCCAAGACGCTGATGCGTGGCGAGGAAAGCGCGCAGGATGAGGTCAAGGACCACGCGTTCTTCTACACCGACGCGATCGCCGACGAGGGCGCGAAGTTCATCCGCGAGCACGTCCGGGACCACGGCGACCGGCCGTTCTTCCTGTACACGGCGTTCACTGCGCCGCACTGGCCGCTGCACGCGCACGAGGAGGACATCGCCGCCTACGACGGCAGGTACGACGATGGCTGGGACGAGCTGCGAAAACGGCGCTTGGCGCGGATGGTCGCGTCGGGCCTGCTGGAGGAGGACACGGCGCTCAGCGAGCGCGATCCGAGCCAGCCCGCCTGGCAGGACGCGCAGCACAAGCCCTGGCAGCTGCGGCGGATGCAGGCATACGCCGCACAGGTCGACCGGATGGATCGCGGAATCGGCACGCTCATCCGGGAACTGGAGGCACACGGGATCCTCGACGACACCCTGATCATCTTCCTGTCCGACAACGGAGCGTCCAATGAGGACCTTCCGCAGGGCGATCCGGACCGGTTCCACCGCCGCACGGACATCCTCTCCCACGAGACGCGCGACGGACGTCCCGTGCTCATCGGCAACGACCCCGACGTGCCCCCGGGCGGCGAGAACACCTACGCCAGCTATGGGCGGGCGTGGGCGAACCTGTCGAACACGCCGTTCCGGTACTACAAGAAGTGGGTGCATGAGGGCGGGATCGCGGCGCCGTTCATCGCGCACTGGCCTGCGGGCGGCCTCGAAGCGGGCGGGATCGTGCGCCAGCCGTTCCAGCTCGTGGACGTACTGCCGACTTTGCTTGAGGTCACCGGCAGCGCGGCACCGGACCAAGAGCTGCGGCTGGAGGGCCGCAGCATGCTGCCCGCGTGGCGCGGCGAAACGGTCGACGAGGCCGATCTCTACTGGGAGCACTGCGGAAATGCCGCGATCCGGCGGGACCGGTGGAAGCTCGTGCGGGCCTATCCCGAGGCGTGGGAGCTGTATGACCTGACGCGGGACCGCACCGAGCTGCACGACCTCGCGGCGCAGGAACCCGAGGTGGTCGCCGAGCTCGCCGCGGCGTGGGAGGCATGGACGGCGCGGATCGGGGTGATCCCGTTCGAGACCACCATCGCGTTCTATCGCGAGATGGGCATCCCGGAGCCGCGAGCCACGGTGATCGCGTCTTCGGAGGACTACCTTTGA
- a CDS encoding ABC transporter permease — MSTMVETPQPVSVFAGAARRLRGSWLLSSKTGKISAAMVLIALLVVVLAPLLAPFGLDEQGRTSFAGPTAAHLLGTDQLGRDLLSRLIYAIRLDMVIALIAIPLGGIVGTLLGLSGVLAPWLGQVTSRIFDVIIGFPTLVLGIALALVLTPGTTAVIVAIAVINLPVFGRLARGGMLSQLGRDYVIAARSLGASRWRLLWRHVLPNIRSAILVQGAIAIADAVFVEGALSILGVGVQPPEASLGSMVQAGLPYIADSPLSVLAPTIALAWIILGFALMADTFNNRASR; from the coding sequence ATGTCCACAATGGTCGAAACCCCGCAGCCGGTGAGCGTGTTCGCCGGCGCCGCCCGCCGCTTGCGCGGATCGTGGCTGCTGTCCTCGAAAACAGGAAAAATCAGCGCCGCGATGGTGCTGATCGCGCTCCTGGTGGTGGTGCTGGCGCCGCTGCTGGCGCCCTTTGGGCTGGACGAGCAGGGCCGCACGTCGTTCGCCGGGCCCACCGCGGCCCACCTGCTCGGCACCGATCAGCTGGGCCGGGACCTGCTGTCCCGGCTGATCTACGCGATCCGGCTGGACATGGTGATCGCGCTCATCGCGATCCCGCTGGGCGGGATCGTCGGGACGCTGCTGGGGCTGTCGGGCGTGCTCGCGCCGTGGCTCGGCCAGGTCACGTCCCGAATCTTCGATGTGATCATCGGCTTCCCGACGTTGGTGCTGGGCATCGCGCTAGCGCTCGTGCTCACCCCGGGCACCACCGCGGTGATCGTCGCGATCGCGGTGATCAACCTGCCGGTGTTCGGCAGGCTCGCGCGCGGCGGCATGCTGAGCCAGCTGGGCCGCGACTACGTCATCGCGGCGAGGTCGCTGGGCGCATCACGGTGGCGGCTGCTGTGGCGGCACGTGCTGCCCAACATCCGGTCCGCGATCCTCGTGCAGGGCGCCATCGCGATCGCCGACGCCGTGTTCGTCGAAGGCGCGCTGAGCATCCTCGGGGTGGGCGTGCAGCCGCCCGAGGCGTCGCTCGGCAGCATGGTGCAGGCAGGTCTGCCCTACATCGCGGACAGCCCGCTGTCGGTGCTGGCGCCCACCATCGCGCTCGCGTGGATCATCCTCGGGTTCGCCCTGATGGCCGACACGTTCAACAACCGCGCCTCGCGGTGA
- a CDS encoding ABC transporter permease, translating to MPSYLMRRIPAALLTALGASIVIFVLMQLAPGSPASVLAGPDATPETVAAIERSLGLDKAAPVQYFDWLRGLVTGQLGDSLIYRQSIAELIGQRLESTIELAALAAILMCVIGIALGVLGGSSRSARVRATLDSAFSILLALPTYVTAVLLLLLFGVVWPDILPVSGETLLSESPGGALQSLILPAITLAIPHSAVIGRLLQTSMREAMHEDYVRAANAKGLTHRRVLWVHVLRNSMSTAVVVIGIRFGGLLGGAVLVEALFARNGVGQLLVQSVLSRDYFVVQDLILFAVVAAIVMQLISEMALAALDPRVRLK from the coding sequence ATGCCCTCCTACCTGATGCGCAGGATCCCGGCCGCCCTGCTGACCGCGCTCGGCGCCTCGATCGTGATCTTCGTGCTGATGCAGCTCGCGCCCGGCAGCCCGGCGAGCGTGCTCGCCGGTCCCGATGCCACCCCCGAGACCGTCGCGGCCATCGAACGCTCGCTCGGACTCGACAAAGCCGCACCGGTGCAGTACTTCGACTGGCTGCGTGGGCTGGTCACCGGGCAGCTCGGCGACTCGCTGATCTACCGCCAGTCCATCGCCGAGCTGATCGGGCAGCGGCTGGAGAGCACGATCGAACTCGCCGCGCTCGCCGCGATCCTGATGTGCGTCATCGGTATCGCGCTCGGCGTGCTCGGCGGATCGTCCCGCTCGGCACGCGTCCGCGCCACGCTGGACAGCGCTTTCTCGATCCTGCTCGCGCTGCCCACCTACGTCACCGCCGTCCTGCTGCTGCTCCTGTTCGGCGTGGTGTGGCCGGACATCCTGCCGGTCAGCGGCGAGACTCTGCTGTCGGAGAGCCCGGGCGGCGCGCTGCAAAGCCTGATCCTGCCCGCGATCACGCTTGCCATCCCGCATTCGGCGGTCATCGGCAGGCTCCTGCAGACGAGCATGCGTGAGGCGATGCACGAGGACTACGTGCGCGCGGCGAACGCGAAGGGCCTGACCCACCGGCGGGTGCTGTGGGTGCACGTGCTGCGCAACTCGATGTCCACCGCGGTCGTCGTGATCGGCATCCGCTTCGGCGGCCTGCTCGGCGGCGCCGTGCTGGTCGAGGCGCTGTTCGCGCGCAACGGCGTCGGCCAACTGCTCGTGCAGAGCGTGCTCAGCCGCGACTACTTCGTGGTGCAGGACCTGATCCTGTTCGCCGTCGTCGCCGCGATCGTCATGCAACTGATCTCCGAGATGGCGCTTGCCGCCCTCGACCCCCGCGTCCGGCTGAAGTAG
- a CDS encoding ABC transporter substrate-binding protein, with protein sequence MSTADISRRSFLALSAAATAVLAAGCGGTDSTGKAAGAITLAQSTEPNLAALMQVVSGNSLWQHLVFDYLTELDDTRTPQPRLAESWTPGPDLRTLTLRLREDVVFHTGRPMTADDVVFSLQQAAIPKNGSQLTGVAQQIASMTPQGTHGLEITLKEPSNRLFELFETTPIVDKDTFAKAADGKNLVGTGPFRWNGYRAGDSIELAANSQYWGGKPALTSASVLIIKQSQALIAAARSRRTQITDGLTPLDAGTVRGGQLRVENRGGIQCYVLGLDASKPPFDDIRARQAVAVAVDRERIVSQIYRNTGTVTNLWWPKNTPGWDAKTDARWRYDPDRARAALRDLGLEGASVPVTANSGDLIGRAIFDIVRYNLEDVGLRIEPNILESAAFINRNVAGALGTCFVHTTGFGSLSPVACVTATAHLKPNGGTHFSSPEYTRLIKAASTAGEDTRAAANAALGSYLVEQAFNLPLVIAPPPMVVDSEVRDLRITTAFRYLLPQSLSYR encoded by the coding sequence ATGTCTACGGCAGACATTTCGCGTCGTTCCTTTCTCGCGCTCTCCGCCGCGGCGACGGCGGTGCTCGCCGCCGGCTGCGGCGGAACCGACTCCACGGGCAAGGCGGCGGGCGCGATCACCCTCGCCCAGTCCACCGAGCCGAACCTCGCCGCGCTCATGCAGGTCGTCTCGGGCAACAGCTTGTGGCAGCACCTGGTTTTCGACTACCTCACCGAACTCGACGACACGCGCACACCCCAGCCGCGGCTGGCCGAGTCCTGGACCCCCGGCCCCGACCTGCGCACGCTGACCTTGCGGCTGCGCGAGGATGTCGTTTTCCACACCGGACGCCCGATGACCGCAGACGATGTCGTCTTCTCGTTGCAGCAGGCCGCGATCCCGAAGAACGGCTCCCAGCTGACCGGCGTCGCGCAGCAGATCGCGTCGATGACACCGCAGGGAACGCACGGCCTGGAGATCACGCTCAAGGAACCGAGCAACCGGCTGTTCGAGCTGTTCGAGACCACTCCGATCGTCGATAAGGACACCTTCGCCAAAGCTGCCGACGGGAAGAACCTGGTCGGCACCGGCCCGTTCCGCTGGAACGGCTACCGCGCGGGCGACTCGATCGAGCTGGCGGCCAATTCCCAGTACTGGGGCGGGAAACCCGCGCTGACGAGCGCGAGCGTGCTGATCATCAAGCAGTCGCAGGCGCTCATCGCCGCCGCCCGCTCACGCCGCACCCAGATCACCGACGGGCTCACGCCGCTGGACGCGGGCACCGTGCGCGGCGGTCAGCTCCGGGTCGAGAACCGGGGCGGGATCCAGTGCTACGTGCTGGGCCTGGACGCCTCGAAGCCGCCATTCGACGACATCCGCGCCCGGCAGGCGGTGGCGGTGGCGGTCGACCGGGAACGCATCGTGAGCCAGATCTACCGCAACACCGGCACCGTGACCAACCTGTGGTGGCCGAAGAACACGCCGGGCTGGGACGCCAAGACCGACGCACGGTGGCGCTATGACCCGGACCGGGCGCGCGCCGCGCTGCGGGATCTCGGCCTAGAGGGCGCCTCGGTCCCGGTCACGGCGAACAGCGGTGACCTCATCGGCCGCGCGATCTTCGACATCGTGCGCTACAACCTCGAAGACGTGGGCCTGCGCATCGAGCCGAACATCCTCGAATCGGCCGCGTTCATCAACCGCAATGTCGCCGGCGCGCTGGGCACCTGCTTCGTGCACACCACCGGCTTCGGCAGCCTGTCCCCGGTGGCATGCGTGACCGCGACCGCGCACCTCAAACCCAACGGGGGCACGCACTTCAGCTCGCCCGAGTACACGCGGCTGATCAAGGCCGCCAGCACCGCGGGTGAAGACACGCGGGCGGCGGCCAACGCCGCGCTCGGCAGCTATCTCGTCGAGCAGGCATTCAACCTGCCGCTCGTGATCGCGCCACCGCCGATGGTGGTCGACTCCGAGGTCCGGGATCTCCGGATCACGACCGCGTTCCGCTATCTCCTTCCCCAATCCCTCTCCTACCGCTGA
- a CDS encoding ABC transporter ATP-binding protein, which produces MPSSDADVLLDVRDLVKHYPVSGGLRRQRRHSVKAVDGVSLQLRRGETLGVVGESGCGKSTLAKLLMLLETPNSGAAEFEGRDMFSLGRRDRTRLRRDVQLIMQDPYGSLNPRMTVEQIVGEPFDIHRDIAPRGDRRKLIQELLSVVGLDPDHHLRRYPHQFSGGQRQRIGIARALALRPKVIVCDEPVSALDVSIQAQILNLLSKLQQGFGLSFIFIAHDLSVVRHLADRVAVMYLGRIVETGTEAEIYDKAEHPYTQALLSAALDPSPDRRHENQVIQLTGDVPSPLDPPPGCRFHTRCWLRREIQTERGEAATELCETASPFSETEPAATGHHTACHFAPAWTPPIPD; this is translated from the coding sequence ATGCCGAGTTCTGACGCGGACGTGTTACTCGACGTTCGTGACCTCGTTAAGCACTACCCGGTTAGCGGCGGGCTCCGGCGGCAGCGCCGGCACAGCGTCAAGGCCGTCGATGGGGTCAGCCTGCAACTGCGTCGCGGGGAGACCCTAGGCGTGGTCGGCGAGTCGGGCTGCGGCAAGTCCACGCTCGCGAAACTGCTGATGCTGCTGGAGACACCGAACTCGGGCGCCGCCGAGTTCGAGGGCCGCGACATGTTCTCGCTCGGCCGCCGGGACCGCACCCGGCTGCGGCGTGACGTCCAGCTGATCATGCAGGATCCCTACGGCTCGCTGAACCCGCGTATGACGGTCGAGCAGATCGTGGGCGAACCGTTCGACATCCACCGCGACATCGCCCCGCGCGGCGACCGGCGCAAGCTCATCCAGGAACTGCTGAGCGTTGTGGGCCTCGACCCCGACCACCATCTCCGCCGTTACCCGCACCAGTTCTCGGGCGGGCAGCGGCAGCGCATCGGCATCGCCCGCGCGCTCGCGTTGCGCCCCAAGGTAATCGTGTGCGACGAACCGGTCTCCGCGCTCGACGTGTCGATCCAGGCCCAGATCCTCAACCTGCTCAGCAAGCTACAGCAGGGCTTCGGGCTCTCGTTCATCTTCATCGCGCACGACCTGTCCGTGGTGCGGCACCTCGCCGACCGCGTCGCCGTCATGTATCTCGGGCGGATCGTCGAGACCGGCACCGAGGCCGAGATCTACGACAAGGCCGAGCATCCCTACACCCAGGCGCTGCTCTCGGCCGCGCTCGACCCGTCGCCGGACCGGCGGCACGAGAACCAGGTCATCCAGCTCACCGGTGACGTGCCGAGCCCGCTGGATCCGCCGCCGGGGTGCCGTTTCCACACTCGATGCTGGCTGCGCCGGGAGATCCAGACCGAGCGCGGCGAGGCGGCCACCGAGCTCTGCGAGACCGCCTCTCCGTTCTCCGAAACGGAGCCCGCGGCCACCGGGCACCACACCGCATGCCACTTCGCACCCGCCTGGACTCCGCCGATCCCCGACTGA
- a CDS encoding ABC transporter ATP-binding protein: MVTSFASPDGKDTATDAALEVRDLHVEFATRDGVARAVNGVSWSVRRGETLAVLGESGSGKSVTAQAVMGILETPPARITGGQVLLHGEDLLAMDDRRRRSLRGSGVSMVFQDALSALNPVFPVGWQIAEMFRVHRGMSKKDAKRKAVELLDRVRIPAPAKRVDDYPHQFSGGMRQRAMIAMAIALDPDVLIADEPTTALDVTVQSQVMQLLADLRRESGMGLVLITHDLGVVAQVADRIAVMYAGRVVEHGEATDIYTRPAHPYTRGLLQSIPRRSDKGQELHTIPGLPPNLAALPGGCSFHPRCSFSDNSRCAAETPVLRVPRPGRVAACHISEEVLDAEF, from the coding sequence ATGGTGACTTCATTTGCCTCTCCTGACGGGAAAGACACCGCCACCGACGCCGCCCTCGAAGTGCGAGACCTGCACGTCGAGTTCGCCACACGCGATGGCGTCGCCCGGGCCGTCAACGGCGTGAGCTGGAGTGTCCGCCGCGGCGAGACGCTGGCCGTGCTCGGCGAATCCGGCTCGGGCAAGAGCGTGACCGCCCAGGCGGTGATGGGCATCCTTGAGACGCCGCCCGCGCGCATCACCGGTGGCCAGGTGCTGCTGCACGGCGAGGACCTGCTCGCGATGGACGACCGCCGCCGTCGCTCGCTGCGTGGATCCGGTGTCTCGATGGTGTTCCAGGACGCGCTGTCCGCGCTTAACCCGGTGTTCCCGGTGGGCTGGCAAATCGCGGAAATGTTCCGCGTCCACCGTGGAATGTCCAAAAAGGATGCCAAGCGCAAGGCGGTCGAGCTGCTCGACCGGGTACGGATCCCCGCGCCGGCCAAGCGGGTGGACGACTACCCGCACCAGTTCTCCGGCGGCATGCGGCAGCGCGCGATGATCGCGATGGCGATCGCGCTCGACCCCGACGTGCTCATCGCCGACGAACCCACCACGGCGCTCGACGTCACCGTGCAGTCCCAGGTCATGCAGCTGCTCGCGGACCTGCGGCGAGAGTCGGGCATGGGGCTCGTGCTCATCACGCACGACCTCGGCGTGGTCGCGCAGGTCGCCGACCGGATCGCGGTGATGTACGCGGGCCGGGTGGTCGAGCACGGCGAGGCCACCGACATCTACACGCGCCCCGCACACCCCTACACCCGCGGGCTGCTCCAGTCGATTCCCCGGCGCAGCGACAAGGGCCAGGAGCTGCACACGATCCCCGGCCTGCCGCCGAACCTCGCGGCGTTGCCCGGCGGCTGCTCGTTCCATCCCCGCTGTTCGTTCTCCGACAACAGCCGTTGCGCGGCCGAAACACCGGTCCTGCGGGTCCCGCGCCCCGGCCGTGTCGCCGCGTGCCACATCTCCGAGGAGGTCCTCGATGCCGAGTTCTGA